The sequence GGGCATCCGCCAGCCCCTCGATGCCGTCAATCCCGTCGATCTGTCCGGTCGCGCCATCGTCCGCGCCCCCGTTAAAAGCTGCCCGAACATCGTCAGTCAGCTGCTCCTTCCCGCCATTGGTGTGGGCGGCAACCGTGAAATCTTGGCCGAAGGACGCGCTGGCATGCAGGCTGTGGTCGTTGGACCAGCCCCACTTCGTACCGATAACGCCGGGCAGCTCGGACGTACCGAAATCTTGCCCGTAGCCATCCGCGGCCACCGGCGCGGCGGTGGCCAACGCCTGCAGAAGGGGATCCCCGACGCCGTGCGCGTTCTTCCGCTCCTCTAGAAACCGGGCGGCGTCGTACGTTGAGGTCGCGGCAGTCCCCCAGTAGTTGCCGTCATCGTGCGTATCGGCGAGGCCGTAGGCCTGTGCGGTCGCGGTAATGGATTCCGGGTGTGCCGCATACAGCTCGTCTGCGATCCCATCGTCCGAAACGCGGAGCATGTGCAGCGCCTTGAGTTTTTCCTCCTCGTTGCCATGGGCCAGGACGTAGTCCGCGATGTAAAGCTTGACGATGGACAAGCCTGGCCGGGACTCGTGCTCATTGGCAGTGCCCGCGTGGAAGCCGGTGGCGGAGTTGTGGAAGGAAATGCTGGTGCGATCAGGCACGGAATCGACGTCTCCTACTTCTGGGGTCGCGGCGGCCGCTGACTGCGCGAAAAGCGCGCCTGGCGCGCTCGCGAGAACACAGATAAGCGGCGCCCACTTACGCCGAGCGGTAAAGACGTGCACGTATTTCTCCCTACGGTTGCATCATGCCGCTTCTTAACGGCCGTACAGCGACACCATATAGGACTTTCAGGTGCAGACACGAAGAAACCCGCCGTGCGATTCGCACGACGGGTAAGTGGAGCGGATGACGAGACTCGAACTCGCGACCCTCACCTTGGCAAGGTGATGCGCTACCAACTGCGCTACATCCGCACTGCCTATATGTTTAACATCTAGGCCTCAGTCCTCAAAATGAGAACCTCGTGCGCGATACTGGGATTGAACCAGTGACCTCTTCCGTGTCAGGGAAGCGCTCTCCCACTGAGCTAATCGCGCCTAAGTCGACTCGTCGACTCTAGTTTTGAGGTGGAAACGGGAATCGAACCCGTGTGCACGGTTTTGCAGACCGTTGCCTCACCACTCGGCCATTCCACCGTGGCGATACCGCCTCAGGCACAAAGTACCAGAGCGGATGACGAGACTCGAACTCGCGACCCTCACCTTGGCAAGGTGATGCGCTACCAACTGCGCTACATCCGCATCGCCCAACCACTACTGTGTCGGGCATGAGCCCTTGAGGAACCCAAGAACTCTGTGCGCGATACTGGGATTGAACCAGTGACCTCTTCCGTGTCAGGGAAGCGCTCTCCCACTGAGCTAATCGCGCCCAAAAGTGTTTTCCACATAAAGGGAAACACCGAGCGGATGACGAGACTCGAACTCGCGACCCTCACCTTGGCAAGGTGATGCGCTACCAACTGCGCTACATCCGCATCGCACTGCGCTACGCGGAAGCATGTGCTGCTTCATCGCTTGTCGCGGTGCGAGTAGAAACATTATCCCGTCATGCCATAAGACACCAAATCCCCCGCTCAACCGGCATTCCTGACGCTGAGGCAATGCGGTAAAACACCTACGGAATTACAGCCGTGACATCTCGGCTACCCGGCACCCACCGTCCCACTCTTCACAGTCGCCGAAAACGGCCGCTGACCCGCCGATTCGTCGATGCCGCTCGGGACATGCTAGGTTAATTCTCCGTTACGGTCCCATGGCTCAGTGGAAGAGCGTTCCGTTCACACCGGAAAGGTCGCTGGTTCGATCCCAGCTGGGACCACCACTTTTATTTGCCGGCTCCCCGCCGCGCAGGGGTTCGCACAAGCACTGTGGGCGAACCCCTGCGCGGCGGGGAGTTTCGCGTTTTCTCTACCCTGGGCGCCTATGACTGACTCCCCCTTCGACACTTGGCCTACCGCCCAGGATCTTCTCGGACCAGACCTGGCGGCACATGAAAGCACCACCGATACCCCCTGGGTGCGCATGATCGCCGCGATGACAGCAACCGGATCTGCAACGGTCGACGGCACGTCGGGTTCGCTGGGAAACGATGTGGATTCCGAGCTCCTGCTCGCCGTGCGGGCATGGTCGGACGCTGTCGTCGTCACCGCCGCGACCGTGACGCAGGAAGGCTACGGCCCGGTCGAGCCCACCGACACCCGCCCCAATCCGCCAGCGCTGGCAATTGTGACGCGCAGCCTGGACATCAGCCCTGACTGCCCGGCCATCAGCGATGCGACGACCCCCACGTTGGTTGTTTGCCCCGGCGCGGATGTGAGCGAGCCCAAGTTGCGGGACAAGGCGCAGGCGCTTGGCGATGCCGGGGCCGTCGTCCTTACCGCCGAGCCGGGACCGGCGGGCATCGTCAATGCCCTGCAGTCCCGCGGGATGCGAAAGCTTAGCCTGGAAGGCGGGCCCAGTTTGTATTCGCAGTTTGTGGCCGCAGGGCTGGTCGATGAGTTCTACCTCACGATGGATCCCACCGTGACTGCGGCGGTGCCCACCCCGTTGGTGAAAGACCCCGATGCCAATTCGGATGCACGCTCCGGTGGCGCCTCCGCGAGCGCAGTGCCCAACGAAGCATTCGACCTAACCGGCGTGCACCCATGCCCGGATTCGGTCGTGTTCCTGCACTACGTGCGCCGCCGTTGAATTAAGGTAAACGGCCGTGAAAGCAGGTTTTTTAGATACGGTTTGGACTGCTCCTTCGCCAGCTGTCGGGGCGGAGCCCGCTTGTGGCTCCGCGCAGGCGAGCGATTCCCCGCGCCCCAGCGACTCGCCGCTCCCCAGCGGCGTTCGTCATACGGGCTCCCGTCGTACCGCTAGCCGCTGGGTCAAGGCCGCGTGGCCGATAGCCATCCTGCTCATCATCCACCGCTTAGTTGTGGTGGCTTTTCCTGCGCATCGCACCACGGATGACTTTTCTCCCGTGTACCGTTCTCTGCGCGCTTTCCTCGCGGGCGAGCCGATCTACGACCAGGACTATTCCCTGGTCGTGCCGCACTACCTGTATAACCCCGGCGCAACGCTGTTGCTGTCCCCGCTCGGCGCGATTGGGCATGCAGGCCTTGCGCGCTTGTTGTTCGTAGCGGCGAATATCGGCGCGGTGTGCCTTGCACTCGCGCTCCTGTGCCGGCTCACAGGGCGTCGCCTGTCCGGCCCGGTCTTTCCCGTAGCGATCGCGCTCGCTCTGGCCACCGAGGCGGTGACCAACACCGTCTCGTTCGGCAATATCAACGGCGTGTTGCTTTTGGCCCTCACGGTCTTTTTGTGGGCTCTGGTTCGCGCTCACAATGATCGGGCTCATGCAGCGGCGTCCCGGCCGTGGCTGGGGTGGGTCGCCGGAGCGGTCCTAGGGCTGGCTATTACCGTCAAGCCGCAGTTCGCCCCGCTCGTCGTTCTTCCTATCTGCTTGTTGCACTGGCGGCCTGTTCTCCCCGCGGTGGGTATCCCGGTGGCCCTCAACGCCGTTGCGTGGCCGCTGGTGACGGATCCGGACAATTTCACTGGCAAACTCCTGCCGTATTTGTCCCAAACGCGTGACTTTGCCAACTCGTCCCTTCCGGGTGTGGCGGCCTATTTCGGCTGGCCCAACTGGCTGACGGCAAGCCTATGGGCGGTGTTCGCGCTCCTGGCAGTCGTCGGGTTCGTCTTCTTGCTGCGGCGCCGCCACACGGACGTGGTGTCGTGGGCACTGACATCGGCAAGCCTCATCTTACTGACGGTGATGTTTTTGTCCTCGCTGGGCCAGCAGTACTACTCGCAATGGCTCTTCCCGCTTCTTTTCACGGCTTTCCTGCCCCGGACGGTCATGGTTTCTACTGGCGCGTTGATAGGCACGGCACTGTGCCTGTTCCCTGCTGGGTGGGCGACGTCGCTGGCTCCCCTGTGGGGCCGCTGGGCCGGCACGTTCATAGGGACCGTCGGCTGGGCACTCTTGCTGTGCGCGATAAGCGGTGCCGCGCTGGGCTGGTTCGCCGCTGAGAGATCGCAGAAGCCGGCCGTAGAATCGCGAGCATGACTGATAAAGACACCAACGGATACGACTTCAACCTCATCGCCGATTCCGAGTGGAAGGACCGGCTCACCGCCGACGAGTACCACGTGCTGCGGGAGGCAGGCACCGAACCACCGCATGTTGGCGAATACACCAACACCACCACGGAAGGCGTGTACCACTGCAAGGCCTGCGGGGCGGAGCTATTCCGCTCGCAGGAAAAATTCGCCAGCTCGTGCGGCTGGCCGTCGTTTTACTCCCCGAAAGACCTCGACACCGTCATCGAGCGGGAGGATCGCTCGCTCGGCATGGTGCGCACCGAGGTGCTGTGCGCGCGCTGCGGCTCGCACTTGGGGCACGTCTTCGCCGGCGAGGGCTACGACACTCCCACCGACCTGCGCTACTGCATTAACTCCATCGCGTTAAAGCTGGAGGAAAAGCCGGCGGGAGATGCGAACGCCTAAGGCAGGATCTGGATGAGTTCTTCCACGTCCTTGACGCGCCGGCCCGTGTGGAACGGGATCTCTTCACGCACGTGCATGCGTGCCTCGGTGTAGCGCATGACGTACATCAAGTCGACGATGCGATCGAGACTCGGCGCCTCAAAGGCGAGGATCCACTCGTAGTCACCCAGCGCGAATGCCGGCACCGTGTTGGCGCGCACGTCCGCGTAGTCGTGCGCGGCCATCCCGTGCTCGGCCAGGATGCGGCGGCGCTTCTTTTCGTCCATGACGTACCAGTCGTAGGAGCGCACGAACGGGTACACCGAAATCCATTCACCCGGTTCCTCCCCCATGATGAACGACGGCAGGTGGGATTTATTGAACTCCGCCGGGCGGTGGAGGGCGTTTCCTACCCACGTGACTTCACTGGCCTGGCCGAGCGCGGTCTCGCGGCGGAAGTCCGCGAAGGCGCGCTGCAGATCCTCAAACTGTTCGGCGTGCCACCAAATCATGAAATCGGCGGAATCACGCATACCGGACAAATCGTAGATGCCGCGGACGACAACCTTCCCGGCTTCTTCCAAGCCGGCGAAGAAGCGGCGTGTTTCTTCCACGATCTCGCCCCGCTCGGCCCCCAGAGCCCCGGGAACCACCTTAAAGACTGCGTGCTGGGAGTACCGCTGCATCTTGTTGAGCTTTTCAAAGTCGAGTTTCGCCACGGCGAACCACGCTCCTTTGCATCACATCGTTTGCTACACACACTTTGCGGCACCAACCCTAGCCCGCTATCAACCATTAGTTGGATACCGCACCGAGCACTGATTGTACGCACCCCGGCGTGCCTCCCCCGCACGGGGCGACGGAACTTATAGCTTGAAGCGCGTGAGCATTTCCGAGATCAATTCGCAGGTGTCCGACCAGGCCGACGACGCCGCGCAGGAGGCCCCTACGCCCGCGGAGTTCACGCAGGCCGTCGAGTCGATGCACTCCGCGCGCTTGCGTGACGAGTTAACGCTCGGCACAATCCGCCCCCCGCAGCGCCTCGCCCCCTATTCCCACGCCATTGGCATCGAGGTCGGAGACAACGATCCCGGCGACATCGTGCCCACCGATACCGAAGGCGACGCCTTCGGCCGGCTCATCCTTTTGCATGAT is a genomic window of Corynebacterium massiliense DSM 45435 containing:
- a CDS encoding glycosyltransferase family 87 protein is translated as MYRSLRAFLAGEPIYDQDYSLVVPHYLYNPGATLLLSPLGAIGHAGLARLLFVAANIGAVCLALALLCRLTGRRLSGPVFPVAIALALATEAVTNTVSFGNINGVLLLALTVFLWALVRAHNDRAHAAASRPWLGWVAGAVLGLAITVKPQFAPLVVLPICLLHWRPVLPAVGIPVALNAVAWPLVTDPDNFTGKLLPYLSQTRDFANSSLPGVAAYFGWPNWLTASLWAVFALLAVVGFVFLLRRRHTDVVSWALTSASLILLTVMFLSSLGQQYYSQWLFPLLFTAFLPRTVMVSTGALIGTALCLFPAGWATSLAPLWGRWAGTFIGTVGWALLLCAISGAALGWFAAERSQKPAVESRA
- the hemQ gene encoding hydrogen peroxide-dependent heme synthase, with protein sequence MAKLDFEKLNKMQRYSQHAVFKVVPGALGAERGEIVEETRRFFAGLEEAGKVVVRGIYDLSGMRDSADFMIWWHAEQFEDLQRAFADFRRETALGQASEVTWVGNALHRPAEFNKSHLPSFIMGEEPGEWISVYPFVRSYDWYVMDEKKRRRILAEHGMAAHDYADVRANTVPAFALGDYEWILAFEAPSLDRIVDLMYVMRYTEARMHVREEIPFHTGRRVKDVEELIQILP
- the msrB gene encoding peptide-methionine (R)-S-oxide reductase MsrB, with amino-acid sequence MTDKDTNGYDFNLIADSEWKDRLTADEYHVLREAGTEPPHVGEYTNTTTEGVYHCKACGAELFRSQEKFASSCGWPSFYSPKDLDTVIEREDRSLGMVRTEVLCARCGSHLGHVFAGEGYDTPTDLRYCINSIALKLEEKPAGDANA
- a CDS encoding dihydrofolate reductase family protein, with amino-acid sequence MTDSPFDTWPTAQDLLGPDLAAHESTTDTPWVRMIAAMTATGSATVDGTSGSLGNDVDSELLLAVRAWSDAVVVTAATVTQEGYGPVEPTDTRPNPPALAIVTRSLDISPDCPAISDATTPTLVVCPGADVSEPKLRDKAQALGDAGAVVLTAEPGPAGIVNALQSRGMRKLSLEGGPSLYSQFVAAGLVDEFYLTMDPTVTAAVPTPLVKDPDANSDARSGGASASAVPNEAFDLTGVHPCPDSVVFLHYVRRR